The proteins below are encoded in one region of Desulfotomaculum sp.:
- the recA gene encoding recombinase RecA has protein sequence MNDKYKALEGALVQIERQFGKGSIMKLGDVAGKFDVEVIPTGALSLDIALGIGGVPRGRVVEIFGPESSGKTTVALHIIAQAQKMGGIAAFIDAEHAMDPYYAKNLGVDIDNLYLSQPDTGEQALEICEALVRSGAVDVVVIDSVAALVPRAEIEGEMGDPFVGLQARLMSQALRKLTGVISKSRATAIFINQLREKVGVTFGNPEVTPGGRALKFYASVRLDVRKIETLKQGSDMIGNRTRVKVVKNKIAPPFKQAEFDIMYGHGISREGIIVDMAAELNIINKSGAWYSYGEERLGQGRENAKDFLKEHPELALEIEKKLRQTFNLSENRSAPAAPQE, from the coding sequence TTGAACGATAAATATAAAGCCCTGGAAGGGGCCCTGGTGCAGATTGAACGCCAGTTTGGCAAGGGTTCGATTATGAAGCTGGGGGATGTGGCGGGGAAATTCGACGTGGAGGTTATTCCAACGGGGGCCCTGTCGCTGGACATTGCCCTGGGTATAGGAGGTGTGCCCCGCGGGCGTGTGGTAGAAATTTTCGGCCCTGAATCTTCCGGAAAGACCACCGTAGCCCTGCATATCATCGCTCAGGCGCAAAAAATGGGGGGTATCGCCGCTTTTATAGATGCCGAACATGCCATGGATCCCTATTATGCAAAAAATCTGGGTGTAGATATTGACAACCTCTACCTGTCCCAGCCCGACACGGGAGAGCAGGCGCTGGAGATCTGCGAAGCCCTGGTCCGCAGCGGGGCTGTCGACGTGGTCGTGATTGATTCGGTTGCGGCTCTTGTACCGCGTGCGGAAATTGAAGGCGAGATGGGCGATCCATTTGTGGGCTTGCAGGCCAGGCTTATGTCCCAGGCCTTGCGGAAGCTGACCGGCGTGATCAGCAAGTCCCGCGCGACGGCTATTTTTATTAACCAGCTCAGGGAAAAAGTAGGCGTTACTTTCGGCAACCCCGAAGTGACACCCGGCGGCAGGGCGCTGAAGTTTTATGCTTCAGTCCGGCTTGATGTCCGCAAAATAGAAACCTTGAAGCAGGGCTCCGATATGATTGGCAACCGCACGAGGGTTAAAGTAGTGAAGAATAAAATTGCCCCTCCTTTCAAGCAGGCTGAATTTGACATCATGTACGGGCACGGAATATCCCGGGAAGGCATCATCGTGGATATGGCGGCCGAACTTAACATAATCAACAAAAGCGGGGCATGGTATTCATACGGGGAAGAACGCCTCGGACAGGGGCGGGAAAACGCTAAGGATTTTCTTAAGGAACACCCGGAATTGGCCTTGGAAATTGAAAAGAAATTGCGCCAGACTTTTAATTTGAGTGAAAACAGATCGGCTCCGGCTGCGCCCCAGGAGTAG
- the rny gene encoding ribonuclease Y translates to MEPQIIGVLVAVVIVAFAIGYLIRKYLAEAKITSAEAEAKKIKEEAVLFAEATRRESVLEAKEEVLKLRNEVEKENKERRSELQRLERRLVQKEETMDRKVEGIERKEEALTRKEQEIEDIKNKLKEMQNRKIAELERVSGMTSEEARQLLLSNLEKEIQHEEVVMIREMENRIKEESDKKARDIISLAIQRCAVDHSAETTVAVIPLPNDEMKGRIIGREGRNIRAFETLTGVELIIDDTPEAVILSGFDPVRREAARIALEKLIVDGRIHPARIEEMVDRAQKEIEVQVREAGEQASFQTGVHGLHPEMVSLLGRLKYRTSYGQNVLKHSVEVAHLGGLIAAELGVDIQLTKRAGLLHDIGKAVDHMVEGPHVTIGVELAKKYQEHPEIVHAIAAHHGDEEPKTIIAVLIQAADAISAARPGARRETLEAYLKRLQKLEEIANSFEGVDKSYAIQAGREIRIMVKPEKVDDLGSVHLARGIAKKIENEVEYPGQIKVTILREIRVVEYAK, encoded by the coding sequence TTGGAGCCCCAGATAATAGGGGTATTGGTTGCTGTTGTTATAGTTGCTTTTGCAATTGGGTACCTGATCAGAAAATACCTTGCAGAGGCCAAAATTACTTCTGCTGAAGCAGAAGCGAAAAAAATAAAAGAAGAAGCTGTATTATTCGCTGAAGCTACCAGGCGGGAATCTGTTCTAGAAGCCAAGGAAGAAGTATTAAAGCTTCGCAACGAAGTCGAAAAGGAAAACAAGGAGCGGCGTTCCGAACTTCAGCGCCTGGAAAGAAGACTGGTCCAAAAAGAAGAAACCATGGACCGGAAAGTAGAGGGTATTGAACGCAAAGAAGAAGCATTAACCCGCAAGGAACAGGAAATTGAGGACATCAAAAACAAACTCAAAGAGATGCAGAACCGGAAGATAGCCGAGTTGGAAAGGGTTTCCGGAATGACCTCCGAAGAGGCAAGGCAGTTGTTGCTCTCCAACCTGGAAAAAGAGATTCAGCACGAAGAAGTAGTCATGATCCGCGAGATGGAAAACAGAATCAAAGAGGAGTCTGATAAAAAAGCACGGGATATTATCTCGCTTGCTATTCAGCGCTGTGCTGTGGACCATTCCGCTGAAACCACAGTTGCCGTAATTCCGCTGCCGAATGACGAGATGAAGGGGCGGATCATCGGCCGGGAAGGACGCAATATCAGAGCTTTTGAAACACTTACGGGTGTTGAGTTAATTATCGACGATACTCCGGAGGCAGTCATCCTGTCGGGGTTTGATCCCGTCCGCAGGGAGGCGGCAAGAATTGCCCTGGAAAAATTGATCGTGGACGGCCGAATCCATCCTGCCAGGATTGAGGAAATGGTGGACAGGGCTCAAAAAGAAATTGAGGTTCAGGTCCGGGAAGCCGGCGAACAGGCCTCCTTCCAGACAGGGGTGCACGGCCTGCACCCGGAAATGGTCAGCCTCCTCGGACGGCTGAAATACAGGACAAGTTATGGTCAAAATGTTCTCAAACACTCTGTTGAAGTAGCTCACCTGGGCGGTTTGATCGCTGCCGAGCTCGGGGTGGATATTCAGCTGACCAAACGCGCCGGCCTTCTGCACGATATAGGCAAGGCAGTGGACCATATGGTAGAAGGCCCCCATGTAACAATCGGTGTGGAACTGGCTAAAAAGTACCAGGAGCATCCCGAGATAGTTCATGCTATTGCCGCCCATCACGGTGATGAGGAACCAAAAACGATCATTGCGGTGCTTATCCAGGCTGCGGACGCGATTTCGGCCGCCAGGCCGGGAGCAAGGCGGGAAACCCTTGAAGCCTACTTGAAGAGGCTGCAAAAGCTCGAGGAAATTGCCAACTCCTTTGAGGGAGTTGATAAATCTTACGCTATCCAGGCAGGCAGGGAAATCCGGATCATGGTTAAACCGGAAAAAGTGGACGACCTGGGTTCGGTACACCTTGCTCGCGGGATTGCCAAAAAGATAGAGAATGAAGTTGAATATCCGGGGCAGATTAAAGTAACCATCTTACGGGAAATAAGAGTTGTGGAATATGCTAAATAG
- a CDS encoding TIGR00282 family metallophosphoesterase, translated as MRVLLIGDIVGRAGRRAVKENIPELVKQFEIDFIIANGENAAGGNGLTNEVANELFASGINVLTMGNHVWDQKEIFNFIDKESRIVRPANYPVGAPGNGANIFKNKQGESIGVMNLSGRIFMPGSLDCPFHKADEILTKLKNKVKALVVDFHAEATSEKIAFGLYLDGRVSAVCGTHTHVQTADERILPGRTAYISDIGMTGPADSIIGVKADLVIKKYLTQLPRRFEVAPGPYQFNAVVIEIDAQTGESGSIVRIANNE; from the coding sequence TTGCGTGTCTTACTAATCGGGGATATTGTCGGCAGGGCCGGCAGGAGGGCTGTAAAGGAAAATATACCGGAACTGGTTAAACAATTTGAAATAGATTTTATTATTGCCAACGGTGAAAACGCCGCCGGCGGCAACGGTTTAACCAATGAAGTGGCGAATGAGCTTTTTGCCTCCGGAATCAATGTCTTAACCATGGGAAACCACGTCTGGGACCAAAAAGAAATTTTTAATTTTATCGACAAAGAAAGCAGGATTGTAAGACCGGCCAATTATCCGGTCGGCGCTCCGGGAAACGGTGCAAACATATTCAAGAACAAACAGGGTGAGTCCATAGGTGTTATGAATCTATCAGGGCGGATTTTTATGCCCGGCAGCCTGGACTGCCCGTTTCACAAAGCTGACGAGATTTTAACGAAGCTTAAAAACAAGGTTAAAGCCCTGGTGGTCGACTTCCACGCAGAGGCGACCTCGGAGAAGATAGCTTTCGGACTCTACCTTGACGGACGTGTTTCGGCGGTTTGCGGGACACATACTCATGTTCAGACAGCCGATGAAAGAATACTTCCGGGCAGGACGGCTTATATCAGCGACATCGGTATGACAGGCCCGGCCGATTCAATAATCGGTGTGAAAGCCGACCTGGTTATTAAAAAGTACCTCACCCAGCTTCCCAGGCGGTTCGAGGTAGCCCCGGGACCTTACCAGTTTAATGCCGTAGTAATTGAGATAGATGCACAGACAGGTGAATCCGGAAGCATAGTGAGAATAGCAAATAATGAATAG